A portion of the Streptomyces sp. YPW6 genome contains these proteins:
- a CDS encoding L-threonylcarbamoyladenylate synthase has product MAKYFDVHPANPQPRTIGTVVDSIRSGALVAYPTDSCYALGCQLGNRDAIDRIRTIRNLDDRHHFTLVCHDFAQLAQFVRVDNDVFRAVKAATPGSYTFILPATKEVPRQLLHPKKKTVGVRIPDHVVTQALVSELGEPLLSSTLLLPDEEEPLTQGWEIKERLDHEVDAVLDSGDCGTEPTTVIDFSGDEPEIVRRGAGDTSRFE; this is encoded by the coding sequence ATGGCCAAGTACTTCGACGTGCACCCCGCAAACCCCCAGCCCCGCACCATCGGCACGGTGGTCGACAGCATCCGGTCCGGTGCGCTCGTCGCGTACCCCACCGACTCGTGCTACGCCCTGGGCTGCCAGTTGGGCAACCGCGACGCCATCGACCGGATCAGGACGATCCGGAACCTCGACGACCGGCACCACTTCACGCTGGTGTGCCACGACTTCGCGCAGCTGGCACAGTTCGTCCGCGTGGACAACGACGTGTTCCGCGCGGTCAAGGCGGCGACACCCGGCAGCTACACCTTCATCCTTCCCGCGACGAAGGAGGTTCCCCGCCAGCTGCTGCACCCGAAGAAGAAGACGGTCGGCGTCCGCATCCCCGACCACGTCGTCACCCAGGCGCTGGTCTCCGAGCTCGGCGAGCCCCTGCTCTCCAGCACCCTGCTGCTGCCGGACGAGGAGGAACCGCTGACGCAGGGCTGGGAGATCAAGGAGCGGCTCGACCACGAGGTGGACGCCGTCCTCGACTCGGGCGACTGCGGCACCGAGCCGACCACGGTCATCGACTTCTCCGGCGACGAGCCCGAGATCGTACGCCGCGGAGCCGGGGACACGTCCCGCTTCGAGTGA
- a CDS encoding AAA family ATPase, producing the protein MTGVGLGPCVVQITGVMAAGTSTVAQLLAESLPPAVPVCGDVFRRMIVSGRAEPAPDEAEEARRRLDLRQPISAQVADAYADDGWTAVVQDIVLGEDLPGYVDRVRTRPVHVVVLAPSPESVREREEGRGKTGSGAWTVEAFDAYLRSGTPRIGRWLDTSGQTPEETVSAILDGLRG; encoded by the coding sequence ATGACGGGCGTCGGCCTGGGCCCCTGTGTCGTCCAGATCACCGGGGTGATGGCCGCGGGCACGTCCACCGTGGCCCAGCTCCTGGCGGAGAGCCTGCCGCCAGCGGTCCCTGTGTGCGGCGACGTCTTCCGCCGCATGATCGTCTCCGGCCGCGCGGAGCCGGCACCCGATGAGGCCGAGGAGGCGCGGCGCCGGCTCGACCTGCGTCAGCCGATCTCCGCGCAGGTGGCCGACGCCTACGCGGACGACGGATGGACGGCCGTCGTCCAGGACATCGTGCTCGGCGAGGATCTGCCGGGTTACGTCGACCGGGTCCGTACCCGTCCGGTGCACGTCGTCGTGCTCGCCCCCTCACCGGAATCCGTGCGCGAGCGGGAGGAGGGACGGGGCAAGACCGGGTCCGGGGCGTGGACGGTCGAGGCGTTCGACGCGTATCTGCGCAGCGGGACGCCCCGGATCGGGCGGTGGCTGGACACCTCCGGCCAGACGCCCGAGGAGACGGTTTCGGCCATCCTCGACGGATTGCGCGGGTGA